One stretch of Amycolatopsis sp. NBC_00345 DNA includes these proteins:
- a CDS encoding aldehyde dehydrogenase family protein: MSEIPEVVSRLRTAFQAGRTKPLEWRKAQLTALKAMLLEQADDFLAALHADLGKNAAEARSAEITFVANEVEHTLEHLDEWVAPEAAPLPERLMPGRGTVVREPLGVGLIIGPWNYPLHLVLAPLVGVLAAGNAAVVKPSELSPTVSAAIARHVPAYLDPEGVAVVEGAIPETTELLEQHFDHIFYTGNGAVGRIVMTAAAKHLTPVALELGGKSPVIVDTDVDLRLTAERIVYGKFMNAGQTCVAPDYVLAVGDTAEKLEPLLADVLRARFGDDPAASPDYGRIVNTRHFDRLSKLLGSGRVVTGGQTDRDAKFIAPTVLADVAPDSPVMGEEIFGPILPVLKVASLDDAITFITGRDKPLALYAFTGSAETKQRILDETSSGAVGFGLPVAHLTASDLPFGGVGESGMGRYHGKYSIDTFSNLKAVLDKPLG; this comes from the coding sequence ATGAGCGAGATCCCCGAAGTCGTGTCCCGTCTGCGTACCGCTTTCCAGGCCGGGCGGACTAAGCCGCTGGAGTGGCGGAAGGCGCAGCTGACCGCGTTGAAGGCCATGCTCCTGGAGCAGGCGGACGACTTCCTCGCCGCCCTGCACGCCGACCTCGGGAAGAACGCGGCCGAGGCGCGCAGCGCGGAGATCACCTTCGTGGCCAACGAGGTCGAGCACACGCTGGAGCACCTCGACGAGTGGGTGGCGCCGGAAGCCGCGCCGCTGCCGGAACGGCTGATGCCCGGGCGCGGCACGGTCGTGCGCGAGCCGCTGGGCGTCGGGCTGATCATCGGGCCGTGGAACTACCCGCTGCACCTCGTGCTGGCGCCGCTGGTCGGCGTGCTGGCCGCGGGCAACGCCGCCGTGGTGAAGCCCAGCGAACTCTCGCCGACGGTGTCCGCCGCGATCGCCCGGCACGTGCCGGCGTACCTCGACCCCGAGGGCGTCGCCGTGGTCGAGGGCGCGATCCCGGAGACCACCGAGCTGCTGGAGCAGCACTTCGACCACATCTTCTACACCGGCAACGGCGCCGTCGGCCGGATCGTGATGACCGCCGCGGCCAAGCACCTCACGCCGGTGGCGCTGGAGCTGGGCGGCAAGAGCCCGGTGATCGTCGACACCGACGTCGACCTGCGGCTGACCGCCGAGCGGATCGTCTACGGCAAGTTCATGAACGCGGGCCAGACCTGCGTGGCGCCGGACTACGTGCTCGCCGTCGGCGACACCGCGGAGAAGCTGGAGCCGCTGCTGGCGGACGTGCTGCGCGCCAGGTTCGGCGACGACCCGGCCGCCAGCCCCGACTACGGCCGGATCGTCAACACCCGGCACTTCGACCGGCTGTCGAAACTGCTCGGCAGCGGCCGCGTGGTCACCGGCGGCCAGACCGACCGGGACGCCAAGTTCATCGCGCCGACCGTGCTCGCCGACGTCGCGCCGGACTCGCCCGTGATGGGCGAGGAGATCTTCGGGCCGATCCTGCCGGTGCTGAAGGTGGCTTCGCTGGACGACGCGATCACGTTCATCACCGGGCGGGACAAGCCACTCGCCCTGTACGCGTTCACCGGCTCCGCGGAGACAAAACAGCGCATTCTCGACGAAACCTCCTCGGGCGCCGTGGGATTCGGCCTGCCGGTGGCGCACCTGACCGCGTCCGACCTGCCGTTCGGCGGCGTCGGCGAGAGCGGGATGGGGCGCTACCACGGGAAGTACTCCATCGACACGTTCAGCAATCTGAAGGCCGTGCTGGACAAGCCGCTGGGGTAA
- a CDS encoding VC0807 family protein: MTTNKGGPGDVARMLAIDVALPTGAYYALHAMGVSTFAALALSGVIPLARTLLQFARERTLNGLALVVLATNVAGMILTFVSGDARMMIAKDSIGSGVTGVVILVSAATARPLLTAALRPFLTNGDAARETAWERLMTGPGRFSSILRRASVVWGCAFVLESAARVVGAFTLPIDTMVWLGTVIFVAALLTSMVLTGVVTSRAGALMASETELVAA; encoded by the coding sequence ATGACGACGAACAAGGGCGGGCCCGGCGACGTGGCCCGGATGCTGGCGATCGACGTGGCGCTGCCCACGGGGGCGTACTACGCGCTGCACGCGATGGGGGTGAGCACGTTCGCGGCGCTTGCGCTGAGCGGCGTGATCCCACTGGCGCGGACGCTGCTGCAGTTCGCCCGCGAGCGCACGCTGAACGGCCTCGCTCTGGTGGTGCTGGCGACGAACGTCGCGGGCATGATCCTGACCTTCGTCTCCGGTGACGCCCGGATGATGATCGCGAAGGACTCCATTGGCAGCGGCGTGACGGGCGTGGTGATCCTGGTATCGGCCGCCACGGCGCGCCCGCTGCTCACCGCCGCCCTCCGCCCGTTCCTCACCAACGGCGACGCCGCGCGCGAGACAGCGTGGGAGCGTCTCATGACCGGCCCGGGCCGCTTCTCGTCGATCCTCCGCCGCGCGAGCGTCGTGTGGGGCTGTGCTTTTGTGCTGGAGAGCGCCGCCCGCGTGGTCGGCGCCTTCACCCTCCCGATCGACACGATGGTCTGGCTGGGCACGGTGATCTTCGTGGCGGCCCTCCTGACGTCGATGGTCCTGACCGGCGTCGTGACCAGCCGGGCGGGGGCCCTGATGGCTAGCGAAACCGAGCTGGTGGCGGCCTGA
- a CDS encoding S53 family peptidase: MYRRVITVAAVVGAAIVAPTGTAEANAVPRAVCGAVGPTQARCFTEYVRAADAPEGWGATDLASAYRLPADAGPGDLVAISIAYDSPDLEADLNTYRTQYGLSPCTSASGCFRKVNQKGDAAPLPVADYGWGLESTLDVSMVSAACPSCRILVVEGNSPSFPDLAATEDAAVRLGAKIVTNSYGGRESGFSLSYAGSYQHPGVTTVVSSGDSGFTAASFPAVLPDAVAVGGTTLAKDTSGRGWAESAWAGAGSGCSAYVEKPLWQKDKSCRNRTVADVSAVAEGLSLYYDGSWGTVDGTSASAPFVAGLIARAGHAGTTSAATVYAGGAHFFDVTSGSNDGATGGAKCSGDYLCVAAAGYDAPTGVGTPDGLAGL, from the coding sequence GTGTACCGAAGAGTGATCACCGTCGCGGCGGTGGTGGGGGCGGCGATCGTCGCCCCCACGGGAACAGCTGAGGCGAACGCGGTCCCGCGTGCGGTGTGCGGTGCCGTCGGGCCGACCCAGGCCCGTTGCTTTACCGAGTACGTGAGGGCGGCCGACGCGCCGGAGGGCTGGGGAGCGACCGACCTCGCGTCGGCCTATCGGCTGCCCGCCGACGCCGGGCCCGGTGACCTCGTGGCGATCTCCATCGCCTACGACTCGCCGGACCTGGAAGCCGACCTCAACACCTACCGCACTCAATACGGCCTGTCGCCGTGCACCTCGGCGAGCGGCTGCTTCCGCAAGGTGAACCAGAAGGGTGACGCGGCGCCGCTGCCCGTGGCGGACTACGGCTGGGGCCTGGAGTCCACTTTGGACGTGTCGATGGTATCGGCCGCCTGCCCGTCGTGCCGGATCCTGGTGGTGGAAGGGAACAGTCCGTCGTTTCCCGATCTCGCCGCCACGGAGGACGCGGCCGTACGGCTGGGCGCGAAGATCGTGACCAACAGTTACGGCGGGCGCGAGAGCGGCTTCTCGCTGTCGTATGCCGGCAGCTACCAGCACCCGGGCGTGACGACCGTGGTGTCCTCCGGCGACTCCGGGTTCACCGCGGCCAGCTTCCCGGCGGTGCTGCCGGACGCGGTCGCCGTCGGCGGCACGACGCTGGCGAAGGACACGTCGGGGCGCGGCTGGGCGGAGTCGGCCTGGGCCGGGGCCGGCAGCGGCTGCTCGGCGTACGTGGAGAAACCGTTGTGGCAGAAGGACAAGAGCTGCCGTAATCGCACGGTCGCGGACGTCTCCGCGGTCGCCGAGGGTCTGTCGCTGTACTACGACGGCAGCTGGGGCACGGTCGACGGGACGAGCGCGTCGGCGCCGTTCGTGGCGGGGCTGATCGCGCGGGCCGGGCACGCGGGCACGACGAGTGCGGCCACCGTTTACGCGGGTGGGGCGCACTTCTTCGACGTCACCAGCGGCTCGAACGACGGCGCCACGGGTGGCGCGAAGTGCAGCGGCGACTACCTGTGCGTCGCGGCGGCCGGTTACGACGCGCCCACGGGCGTCGGCACGCCGGACGGATTGGCGGGCCTCTGA
- the dhaK gene encoding dihydroxyacetone kinase subunit DhaK, producing MAVRQLVNDPDDLVAEALRGLEQAHPDLVRYHADPAYVVRAEAARPKVALVSGGGSGHEPLHTGFVGPGMLDAAVPGAVFASPTAFQVRAAVVAADHGRGVLLIIKNYTGDVLNFTIAAELAAEDGVEVRTVLVDDDLATDRTEGPGRRGTAAVVAVEKICGAAAERGASLDELATLAERVTSSARTLALALSSCTHPGESRPSFELADDEIEFGVGIHGEHGIERRPFAPARKLVADLADPVVAALGLTAGEQVIAIVNGLGATHGLELSAAHQDLRAHLAGLGIEVARSLVGSYVTALDMRGCSITLLRADAELLELWDAPVRTPALTW from the coding sequence ATGGCCGTGCGACAGCTGGTGAACGATCCCGACGACCTGGTGGCCGAGGCCCTGCGCGGCCTGGAGCAGGCGCACCCGGACCTCGTCCGCTACCACGCCGACCCGGCGTACGTGGTCCGCGCGGAGGCCGCCCGGCCGAAGGTCGCGCTCGTCTCCGGAGGCGGCTCCGGCCACGAGCCGCTGCACACCGGGTTCGTCGGCCCCGGCATGCTCGACGCCGCCGTGCCCGGCGCGGTGTTCGCGAGCCCGACCGCGTTCCAGGTCCGCGCCGCCGTCGTGGCCGCCGACCACGGGCGCGGGGTGCTGCTGATCATCAAGAACTACACCGGCGACGTCCTGAACTTCACCATCGCCGCGGAGCTGGCGGCCGAGGACGGCGTCGAGGTCCGCACGGTGCTGGTGGACGACGACCTGGCCACCGACCGCACCGAGGGCCCCGGCCGGCGCGGGACGGCCGCCGTGGTCGCCGTCGAGAAGATCTGCGGCGCGGCGGCCGAGCGCGGCGCCTCGCTGGACGAGCTGGCGACGCTGGCCGAGCGCGTCACCTCGTCCGCCCGGACGCTCGCGCTCGCACTCTCCTCGTGCACGCACCCCGGCGAGTCGCGGCCGTCGTTCGAGCTGGCCGACGACGAGATCGAGTTCGGCGTCGGCATCCACGGCGAGCACGGCATCGAGCGGCGCCCGTTCGCCCCGGCGCGGAAGCTGGTCGCGGACCTGGCCGACCCGGTCGTCGCGGCACTCGGGCTCACCGCGGGCGAGCAGGTGATCGCGATCGTCAACGGCCTCGGCGCCACCCACGGCCTGGAGCTTTCGGCCGCGCACCAAGACCTTCGCGCCCATCTGGCCGGCCTCGGCATCGAGGTGGCGCGCTCGCTGGTCGGCTCGTACGTGACCGCGCTCGACATGCGCGGCTGCTCGATCACGCTGCTGCGCGCCGACGCCGAACTGCTGGAGCTGTGGGACGCCCCCGTCCGCACGCCGGCCCTGACCTGGTGA
- the dhaL gene encoding dihydroxyacetone kinase subunit DhaL codes for METINARSWVERFIKTVVDQAGELTELDRRAGDGDYGTNLRSALRRVEANLAGVASDAPDAVFTAVSDGFLNTGGTSGPLFGMWFREFSRSPELTTAALAEAAAGGVAVVQRLGKAEVGHKTMVDAMVPAAEALTAAAGRDEPLAEAVRTAASAAHAGAASTESLLAKRGRASYVGENARGVVDPGALTVALFFDAAS; via the coding sequence ATGGAGACCATCAACGCGCGGAGCTGGGTCGAGCGGTTCATCAAGACGGTCGTCGACCAGGCCGGAGAGCTGACCGAGCTGGACCGCCGCGCCGGCGACGGCGACTACGGCACGAACCTGCGCTCGGCGTTGCGCCGCGTGGAGGCCAACCTGGCCGGCGTCGCCTCCGACGCGCCGGACGCCGTGTTCACCGCCGTCTCCGACGGGTTCCTGAACACCGGCGGCACCAGCGGCCCCCTGTTCGGCATGTGGTTCCGCGAGTTCTCGCGCTCGCCGGAGCTGACCACGGCGGCGCTGGCCGAAGCGGCCGCCGGCGGCGTGGCCGTGGTCCAGCGCCTCGGCAAGGCGGAGGTGGGCCACAAGACGATGGTCGACGCCATGGTCCCCGCCGCCGAGGCCCTCACCGCGGCCGCCGGACGCGACGAGCCGCTGGCCGAAGCCGTGCGCACGGCCGCCTCCGCCGCCCACGCCGGCGCCGCGTCGACCGAAAGCCTGCTGGCGAAGCGCGGCCGAGCCAGCTACGTCGGGGAAAACGCCCGCGGCGTGGTGGATCCGGGCGCGCTGACCGTGGCGCTGTTCTTCGACGCCGCCTCCTGA
- a CDS encoding IclR family transcriptional regulator yields MIQAVDRAVRVLGVLQGARSVPLSDIAARLGLAPSTVHGIVKTLQANGMVVQEAGSTRYRLGPVVLRLGNAYLGSLELRSRAFAWSAELAKRTGYAVRAGVPLPGEVMIVHHEPRPDGSRQMSEVGLVVPAHATALGKAVLAFSPGADPGELRSMTGETVTDLAVLRAELDDVRRDAVAAEQEEAVLGECGLASPVFDAADAVAGAIGVVVPLADWPVAGAVRVAVAETARTISRELGASRWPGPSA; encoded by the coding sequence ATGATCCAGGCCGTCGACCGGGCCGTTCGCGTCCTCGGGGTCCTGCAGGGTGCGCGGAGCGTGCCGCTCTCGGACATCGCCGCGCGGCTCGGGCTCGCACCGTCCACAGTGCACGGGATCGTCAAAACGTTGCAGGCCAACGGAATGGTCGTGCAGGAGGCGGGCTCCACGCGGTACCGGCTCGGCCCGGTGGTGCTGCGGCTCGGCAACGCCTACCTGGGCAGCCTGGAGCTGCGCTCGCGCGCGTTCGCCTGGTCCGCGGAGCTGGCCAAGCGCACCGGGTACGCGGTGCGCGCCGGTGTCCCGCTGCCCGGCGAGGTGATGATCGTGCACCACGAGCCACGCCCGGACGGGTCACGGCAGATGTCGGAGGTCGGCCTGGTCGTGCCCGCGCACGCGACGGCGCTCGGCAAGGCCGTGCTCGCCTTCTCGCCCGGCGCCGACCCGGGTGAGCTGCGCAGCATGACCGGCGAAACGGTGACCGACCTGGCCGTGCTGCGGGCCGAACTCGACGACGTCCGCCGCGACGCCGTCGCCGCGGAGCAGGAGGAGGCCGTGCTCGGGGAGTGCGGCCTGGCGTCGCCGGTCTTCGACGCCGCCGACGCCGTGGCGGGCGCGATCGGCGTGGTGGTCCCCCTCGCGGACTGGCCGGTGGCCGGCGCCGTGCGGGTGGCCGTCGCGGAGACGGCCCGGACGATCTCGCGTGAGCTGGGTGCCTCGCGCTGGCCCGGGCCGTCCGCCTGA
- a CDS encoding acetoacetate decarboxylase, with amino-acid sequence MREDEVRAQLTTPLAAPAFPRGPYRFTDREYLNITYRTDPDALRALVPEPLRVGEPLVRFEVMRMPDVTGLGDYTESGQVAMVTYDGEPGEFTLGMYVDSLPAIASGREVAAYPKKLGAPKLFVDSDTLVGTLDYGSIRVALATMGYKHRELDKSVARQELTAPTYMLKIVPGYDGKPRICELARSQISDLTVKGAWTGPARLHLVAHALAPLADLPVLEVVSASHLLTDLTLGRAAAVHDYLA; translated from the coding sequence ATGCGTGAGGACGAGGTCCGCGCGCAGCTCACCACGCCGCTGGCCGCGCCGGCGTTCCCGCGCGGGCCGTACCGGTTCACCGACCGGGAATACCTGAACATCACCTACCGGACGGACCCGGACGCGTTGCGGGCGCTGGTGCCCGAGCCGTTGCGGGTCGGCGAGCCGCTGGTGCGGTTCGAGGTGATGCGGATGCCCGACGTGACCGGGCTGGGCGACTACACCGAGTCCGGGCAGGTCGCGATGGTCACCTACGACGGCGAACCCGGCGAGTTCACCCTCGGCATGTACGTGGACAGCCTGCCCGCCATCGCGAGCGGGCGCGAGGTCGCCGCGTACCCGAAGAAGCTCGGGGCACCGAAGCTCTTTGTCGACTCAGACACGCTCGTCGGCACACTCGACTACGGCTCGATCCGCGTCGCGCTCGCCACCATGGGCTACAAACACCGTGAACTGGACAAAAGCGTTGCCCGCCAAGAGCTGACCGCGCCGACGTACATGCTCAAGATCGTGCCCGGCTACGACGGGAAGCCGCGGATCTGCGAGCTGGCGCGCAGCCAGATCAGCGACCTCACGGTCAAGGGCGCGTGGACCGGCCCCGCCCGGCTGCACCTGGTCGCGCACGCGCTCGCGCCACTGGCCGACCTGCCCGTGCTGGAGGTCGTCTCCGCGAGCCACCTGCTCACCGACCTGACACTGGGCCGCGCGGCCGCGGTGCACGACTACCTCGCCTGA
- a CDS encoding 3-hydroxyacyl-CoA dehydrogenase NAD-binding domain-containing protein, translating to MKATIVGAGVIGVSWAGLMLSRGLEVTVSDPAPDIEAQVRAGLAELVPALRELGLPADGLEARLSFEADLATAVAGAGVVQENGPERLDLKHKIWSTIEAAAPADALFLTSTSGIPATEIATALQRPERLIVGHPFNPPHLIPLVEVVPGERTSAETVERAVEFYRSLGKKPIVLGKEVPGFVANRLQAAIFRECVHLVADGVVTEQQLDDVVTSSLGQRWAVSGPFLSFHLGGGAGGLPHFLEHLGPGLRKRWGQLGTPDLDEPTVALLSEQAAGFGGTVDELAKARDTAQIAVMKALGTTPGQES from the coding sequence ATGAAGGCCACCATCGTCGGAGCCGGGGTCATCGGCGTTTCGTGGGCCGGGCTGATGCTGTCGCGCGGGCTCGAGGTGACGGTCAGTGACCCGGCGCCGGATATCGAGGCGCAGGTGCGCGCGGGGCTCGCCGAGCTGGTCCCGGCGCTGCGTGAGCTGGGCCTGCCGGCCGACGGCCTCGAGGCGCGGCTGAGCTTTGAGGCGGACCTCGCCACCGCCGTCGCGGGCGCCGGTGTCGTGCAGGAGAACGGGCCCGAGCGGCTCGACCTCAAGCACAAGATCTGGTCGACGATCGAGGCCGCCGCGCCGGCGGACGCGCTGTTTCTGACCTCGACCTCGGGCATCCCCGCCACCGAGATCGCCACCGCGCTCCAACGGCCGGAGCGCCTCATCGTCGGCCACCCGTTCAACCCGCCGCACCTGATCCCGCTGGTCGAGGTGGTGCCGGGGGAGCGGACGTCGGCGGAGACGGTCGAACGGGCCGTCGAGTTCTACCGGAGCCTGGGCAAGAAGCCGATCGTGCTGGGCAAGGAGGTGCCGGGTTTCGTCGCGAACCGGCTGCAGGCCGCGATCTTCCGCGAATGCGTGCACCTGGTCGCCGACGGCGTGGTGACCGAGCAGCAGTTGGACGACGTCGTCACGTCCTCGCTGGGGCAGCGGTGGGCGGTGAGCGGGCCGTTCCTGAGCTTCCACCTCGGCGGCGGCGCGGGCGGACTGCCGCACTTCCTCGAGCACCTCGGTCCCGGCCTGCGCAAACGCTGGGGCCAGCTGGGCACGCCGGACCTCGACGAGCCCACCGTCGCGCTGCTGAGCGAGCAGGCCGCCGGGTTCGGCGGGACGGTCGACGAACTGGCGAAGGCCCGTGACACCGCGCAGATCGCCGTGATGAAGGCGCTGGGCACCACTCCCGGACAGGAGTCCTGA
- a CDS encoding CoA transferase — protein sequence MSVTEKIEAALANPIRSEDEDTFDIHEALGEVLAAAGMSEKDSGGKVEFAGADPVVPSAVRLGAAPAIGLVAKSVALAALWRHRGGPGQDISMDLRQAPHRLCPFYDKKWELLNGLPPTNTGDPGSPLSLSFYRAGDGRWVMPLNIYPKLKSKTLKLLRTYDDSTAIANAVARWSAAELEEAGSDAGLVMPMVRSTEEFLATRQYQDVLAGLPLIEIEKIGDSDPEPLPEGATQPLDGIRALGMGHVIAGAGIGRALAQHGADALNLWRPTEWENDVVYLTANVGVRSSTVDFARDPAAMARVHELLRGADVFYANRRPGLVSGLGLSAERAAEIRPGIIHTTVSLHGERGPWAGRVGFDQTAGCVTGMMTLEGTPDQPKLPHITVVNDYLVPWLATTGICAALMRRATEGGSYRVHISLTRIALWIISLGVFDKNYAHAIAGTGERHAYLDPETFTAETPLGRYQGVTDQVRMSETPGEFSTILVPRGSGRAEWLQR from the coding sequence ATGTCGGTCACCGAGAAGATCGAGGCCGCGCTGGCGAACCCGATCCGCTCCGAGGACGAGGACACGTTCGACATCCACGAGGCGCTCGGGGAGGTACTCGCGGCGGCCGGGATGTCCGAAAAGGACAGTGGCGGGAAGGTCGAGTTCGCCGGCGCCGACCCCGTGGTGCCGAGCGCGGTACGGCTCGGCGCGGCGCCCGCGATCGGGCTCGTCGCGAAGTCGGTCGCGCTGGCCGCGCTGTGGCGCCACCGCGGCGGTCCCGGCCAGGACATCAGCATGGACCTGCGCCAGGCCCCGCACCGGCTGTGCCCGTTCTACGACAAGAAGTGGGAGCTGCTGAACGGCCTGCCGCCGACCAACACCGGCGACCCGGGCAGCCCGCTTTCGCTCAGCTTCTACCGCGCCGGCGACGGCCGCTGGGTGATGCCGCTCAACATCTACCCGAAGCTGAAGTCCAAGACCCTCAAGCTGTTGCGCACCTACGACGACAGCACGGCCATCGCGAACGCCGTGGCCCGCTGGAGCGCTGCCGAGCTGGAAGAGGCGGGCTCCGACGCGGGCCTCGTGATGCCGATGGTCCGCAGCACGGAGGAGTTCCTGGCCACCCGGCAGTACCAGGACGTGCTCGCCGGCCTGCCGTTGATCGAGATCGAGAAGATCGGCGACTCGGACCCGGAGCCGCTGCCCGAGGGCGCGACACAGCCGCTCGACGGCATCCGCGCGCTCGGCATGGGCCACGTGATCGCGGGCGCGGGCATCGGCCGCGCGCTGGCGCAGCACGGGGCCGACGCGCTGAACCTGTGGCGCCCCACCGAGTGGGAGAACGACGTGGTCTACCTGACCGCGAACGTCGGCGTCCGCTCGTCCACTGTGGACTTCGCACGGGACCCCGCGGCCATGGCGCGGGTGCACGAGCTGCTGCGCGGCGCCGACGTGTTCTACGCCAACCGCCGCCCCGGGCTGGTGTCCGGCCTCGGGCTCTCGGCCGAGCGCGCCGCGGAGATCCGGCCGGGCATCATCCACACCACCGTCTCGCTGCACGGCGAGCGCGGGCCGTGGGCCGGCCGCGTCGGCTTCGACCAGACCGCCGGCTGCGTCACCGGCATGATGACCCTCGAAGGCACGCCGGACCAGCCGAAACTGCCGCACATCACCGTGGTCAACGACTACCTGGTGCCGTGGCTCGCCACCACCGGCATCTGCGCCGCCCTGATGCGCCGCGCCACCGAGGGCGGCAGCTACCGCGTGCACATCTCGCTCACGCGCATCGCGCTGTGGATCATCAGCCTCGGCGTGTTCGACAAGAACTACGCGCACGCGATCGCGGGCACCGGCGAGCGGCACGCCTACCTCGACCCGGAGACGTTCACCGCCGAGACGCCGCTGGGGCGCTACCAGGGCGTCACCGACCAGGTCCGGATGTCGGAGACGCCGGGCGAGTTCTCGACGATCTTGGTGCCCCGCGGTTCGGGTCGCGCCGAGTGGCTGCAGCGTTAG
- a CDS encoding TetR/AcrR family transcriptional regulator, with the protein MSETTQPLGRRERKKAATRQSLADAALALFLQHGYDQVSVKDVAEAADVSTTTVFKHFPGKEALVFDEETEHEAMLVAVVRDRPAGQSVLTALREHVLHSHLRTSDNPAFTAFRELIAETPALRDYSHRMWMRHETALARAITEDAGLPADDPSAAALAHFALESTALTCDRDDSHAAVAAAFDLLEHGWQA; encoded by the coding sequence GTGAGCGAGACGACGCAACCCCTCGGCCGGCGCGAGCGGAAGAAGGCCGCGACCAGGCAGTCGCTGGCCGACGCGGCCCTGGCGCTGTTCCTGCAGCACGGTTACGACCAGGTCAGCGTCAAGGACGTCGCCGAGGCCGCCGACGTGTCCACCACCACGGTCTTCAAGCACTTCCCCGGCAAGGAGGCGCTGGTCTTCGACGAGGAGACCGAACACGAGGCGATGCTGGTCGCGGTGGTGCGTGATCGCCCGGCGGGCCAGAGCGTGCTCACGGCGCTGCGGGAGCACGTGCTGCACTCGCACCTGAGGACGTCGGACAACCCGGCCTTCACGGCGTTCCGTGAGCTGATCGCGGAAACGCCGGCCCTGCGCGACTACTCGCACCGCATGTGGATGCGGCACGAAACCGCGTTGGCGCGGGCCATCACCGAGGACGCCGGGCTGCCGGCGGACGACCCGTCGGCCGCCGCGCTCGCCCACTTCGCCCTGGAGTCCACCGCGCTCACCTGCGACCGCGACGACTCGCACGCGGCCGTCGCCGCCGCCTTCGACCTGCTTGAACACGGCTGGCAGGCCTGA